In one window of Streptomyces griseus subsp. griseus DNA:
- a CDS encoding CGNR zinc finger domain-containing protein encodes MRRNPAPAELEPVEAFCNTATLLHGGDEFARPQTAGGWLRAHGYPQAVAPPERAALMEARETVRAFLVERTSPEALDALNRLIRSVAGAPVVRPDGTLALRPAAQGPVAEDGPVAEIVRTVLEALLRDGLTGRHATRLKACAAPECRWVFYDRAPSSNGQWCDMNVCGARHKMRAYRARTGATARRDG; translated from the coding sequence ATGCGACGGAACCCGGCACCCGCGGAACTCGAACCGGTCGAGGCGTTCTGCAACACGGCAACCCTTCTCCACGGCGGGGACGAGTTCGCCCGGCCGCAGACGGCGGGCGGCTGGTTGCGGGCACACGGCTATCCGCAGGCGGTCGCCCCGCCCGAACGGGCGGCGCTCATGGAGGCCCGGGAGACCGTACGGGCGTTCCTGGTGGAGCGGACCTCACCCGAGGCCCTCGACGCTCTCAACCGGCTGATCCGCTCCGTGGCGGGCGCCCCGGTCGTGCGCCCGGACGGCACACTCGCCCTGCGCCCGGCCGCCCAAGGGCCGGTGGCGGAGGACGGGCCGGTGGCGGAGATCGTACGAACGGTGCTCGAAGCCCTGCTGCGGGACGGCCTGACCGGGCGTCACGCGACGCGGCTCAAGGCCTGCGCGGCGCCGGAGTGCCGCTGGGTCTTCTACGACCGGGCTCCGTCGTCGAACGGCCAGTGGTGCGACATGAACGTGTGCGGGGCCCGGCACAAGATGCGGGCCTACCGCGCCCGTACGGGGGCCACCGCACGCAGGGACGGCTGA
- a CDS encoding alpha/beta fold hydrolase — translation MNGRLTRTFETPGGEVRWDVLGEGDPVVLLHGTPLSSRIWHEIAPALAQDHQVYVFDLLGFGQSERREGQDLRLPAHTRVFTGLLDHWGLESPRVIAHDIGGAVALRALLLEGARYADLTLVDSVACGDWGTGLFRLVRENVHVFEQLPVYAHEALAESHLRFASHSGYRPDVLAAHLDPWRGEQGRAAYYRQYGQLEQAATDEFRHLLGSVPVPTRIIWGREDGFLPPPFAEQLHALIPHSELHWLEGAGHATPEDAPARLLALLKREFRAGT, via the coding sequence ATGAACGGACGGCTCACCAGGACATTCGAGACCCCGGGCGGGGAGGTCCGCTGGGACGTGCTGGGGGAGGGCGATCCGGTCGTCCTGCTCCACGGCACCCCGCTCTCCTCGCGCATCTGGCACGAGATCGCACCGGCGCTCGCCCAGGACCACCAGGTCTACGTCTTCGACCTGCTCGGCTTCGGACAGTCGGAGCGGCGCGAGGGGCAGGATCTCCGCCTGCCCGCGCACACACGGGTGTTCACCGGGCTCCTGGACCACTGGGGGCTGGAGAGTCCGAGGGTGATCGCCCACGACATCGGCGGGGCGGTGGCGCTGCGGGCGCTGCTGCTGGAGGGCGCGCGGTACGCCGATCTCACCCTGGTCGACTCGGTGGCCTGCGGCGACTGGGGGACCGGGCTGTTCCGGCTCGTACGGGAGAACGTCCACGTCTTCGAGCAGCTGCCCGTCTACGCCCACGAGGCGCTGGCCGAGAGCCACTTGCGCTTCGCGAGCCACTCCGGCTACCGGCCGGACGTCCTGGCCGCCCACCTCGACCCGTGGCGCGGCGAGCAGGGCAGGGCGGCGTACTACCGCCAGTACGGGCAGCTGGAGCAGGCCGCCACCGACGAGTTCCGCCATCTGCTGGGGTCCGTACCGGTGCCGACCCGGATCATCTGGGGGCGGGAGGACGGATTCCTGCCGCCGCCCTTCGCCGAGCAGCTGCACGCGCTGATCCCGCACTCCGAGCTGCACTGGCTGGAGGGGGCGGGACACGCGACCCCGGAGGACGCGCCGGCACGGCTTCTGGCGCTGCTGAAGCGGGAGTTCCGCGCGGGGACCTGA
- a CDS encoding TetR/AcrR family transcriptional regulator: protein MPRPRSEMRRHILDAALRLFAHHGFKGASLQDIAAEVPCSKASLLYHFAEKEAILTELLTPPAEGLSALNGQLDALEGSHAVEPAVTGYVGLALLFHLELKIIFAELPQMLGHPALAVIPPAVDRLADALAGRSREPGALVSARMVIGGVAVAVAGGVDVPPDVMRDELIRGARRTLGHPHS, encoded by the coding sequence ATGCCTCGTCCGCGTTCCGAGATGCGTCGTCACATTCTCGATGCCGCCCTGCGCCTGTTCGCCCACCACGGCTTCAAGGGGGCTTCGTTGCAGGACATCGCGGCTGAGGTGCCGTGCTCGAAGGCCTCCCTGCTCTACCACTTCGCCGAGAAGGAAGCGATCCTCACCGAACTGCTGACGCCGCCGGCCGAGGGGCTCTCCGCCCTCAACGGCCAACTGGACGCTCTGGAAGGCTCGCACGCGGTGGAACCGGCCGTGACGGGATATGTCGGCCTCGCGCTGCTGTTCCACCTGGAACTCAAGATCATCTTCGCGGAGCTGCCGCAGATGCTCGGACATCCCGCTCTGGCGGTCATCCCTCCTGCTGTCGACCGGCTCGCCGACGCGCTGGCGGGCCGCTCGCGGGAGCCCGGCGCACTCGTCTCGGCCCGCATGGTGATCGGCGGGGTGGCGGTAGCGGTCGCCGGCGGCGTCGATGTCCCACCCGACGTGATGCGCGACGAACTGATCCGAGGGGCGCGCAGAACCCTCGGGCATCCTCACAGCTGA
- a CDS encoding electron transfer flavoprotein subunit beta/FixA family protein has product MSLRIVVCVKYVPDATGDRHFADDLTLDREDVDGLLSELDEYAVEQALQIAGAADGAEVTVVTVGPEDAKDALRKALSMGADRAVHVEDDGLHGTDVMGTSLVLAKAVERAGYDLVVCGMASTDGVMGVLPALLAERLGVPQVTLLSEVAVGGGVVTGRRDGDTASERLEASLPAVVSVTDQSGEARYPSFKGIMAAKKKPVESLDLDDLGLEADEVGLAGAWTAVDSAAERPARTAGTIVKDEGEGGKQLAEFLAGQKFI; this is encoded by the coding sequence GTGAGCTTGAGGATCGTTGTCTGTGTGAAGTACGTGCCCGACGCGACCGGTGACCGGCATTTCGCCGATGACCTGACGCTGGATCGTGAGGATGTCGACGGTCTGTTGTCGGAGCTGGACGAGTACGCGGTCGAGCAGGCGTTGCAGATCGCGGGTGCGGCGGATGGTGCGGAGGTCACCGTGGTGACGGTGGGTCCTGAGGATGCCAAGGACGCGTTGCGCAAGGCGTTGTCGATGGGTGCGGACAGGGCTGTTCATGTCGAGGACGATGGTCTGCACGGCACGGATGTGATGGGGACGTCGCTGGTGCTGGCGAAGGCGGTGGAGAGGGCCGGTTACGACCTGGTGGTCTGCGGGATGGCCTCGACCGACGGTGTGATGGGTGTGCTGCCGGCTCTTCTGGCCGAGCGGTTGGGTGTTCCGCAGGTCACGTTGTTGTCGGAGGTCGCGGTCGGGGGTGGTGTGGTGACCGGGCGTCGTGATGGTGACACGGCCTCGGAGCGGCTGGAGGCGTCGTTGCCGGCGGTGGTGTCGGTGACCGATCAGTCCGGTGAGGCGCGTTACCCCTCGTTCAAGGGGATCATGGCGGCGAAGAAGAAGCCGGTGGAGTCGCTGGACCTGGATGATCTGGGGCTGGAGGCGGACGAGGTGGGGCTGGCGGGTGCGTGGACGGCGGTCGACTCGGCGGCCGAGCGTCCGGCGCGTACGGCGGGCACGATCGTGAAGGACGAGGGTGAGGGCGGCAAGCAGCTCGCCGAGTTCCTCGCGGGCCAGAAGTTCATCTAG
- a CDS encoding flavin reductase family protein — MTASPELASSRTASPELLRSVFRRHAAGVAVITATGDRPVGFTATSLNSVAAEPPLISFGIGTSSSSWPVLAEAEHVGVHILGEHQQELAATFARSGADRFGPSTDWSSGPEGVPLLAGVSAWLVCRVVARIPAGDHRIVIAEAVAGDPSGAGRPLVYHQGRFTALRD; from the coding sequence ATGACGGCATCGCCCGAACTCGCCTCCTCCCGCACGGCCTCGCCCGAACTCCTGCGCTCCGTCTTCCGCCGCCATGCCGCAGGCGTCGCGGTGATCACCGCGACCGGCGACCGGCCGGTCGGATTCACCGCCACATCGCTCAACTCGGTCGCCGCCGAGCCCCCGCTGATCTCCTTCGGCATCGGGACGTCCTCCTCCAGCTGGCCGGTCCTGGCCGAGGCCGAGCACGTCGGCGTCCACATACTCGGCGAGCACCAGCAGGAGCTGGCCGCCACCTTCGCCCGCAGCGGCGCCGACCGCTTCGGCCCGTCCACCGACTGGAGCAGCGGCCCCGAGGGCGTTCCGCTGCTGGCCGGCGTCTCCGCCTGGCTGGTCTGCCGGGTCGTGGCCCGCATCCCGGCGGGCGACCACCGGATCGTGATCGCCGAGGCCGTGGCCGGCGACCCGTCGGGGGCCGGCCGGCCGCTGGTCTACCACCAGGGGCGGTTCACGGCTCTGCGAGACTGA
- a CDS encoding TlpA family protein disulfide reductase — protein MDGGTPGQRLDAAQLGAELGERATLVQFSTAFCQPCRATRRTLVDVAAMVEGVAHIEIDAEAHLTLVRDLGITKTPTVLVLDRAGHVVRRASGQPRTADVVAALGRAI, from the coding sequence GTGGACGGCGGAACACCCGGGCAGCGTCTTGACGCGGCCCAACTCGGTGCGGAACTGGGCGAACGGGCGACCCTCGTCCAGTTCTCCACCGCCTTCTGCCAGCCGTGCCGGGCCACCCGTCGCACGCTCGTGGACGTGGCCGCCATGGTCGAGGGGGTCGCCCACATCGAGATCGACGCCGAGGCGCATCTCACGCTCGTACGCGACCTCGGCATCACGAAGACACCGACCGTGCTCGTCCTCGACCGCGCGGGCCACGTGGTCCGTCGCGCGTCGGGGCAGCCCCGTACCGCCGACGTCGTGGCGGCGCTGGGACGCGCCATATGA
- a CDS encoding MMPL family transporter yields the protein MAVLLYRLGRLSFRRRGRVLALWLLLLALLGGGAIAFSAPATTEFSIPGTESQQALDSLAREFPQAGGATGTIIVAAPEGEKLTPAAVAPVVAEAAEVPGVLAAIDPFEARALSPDGRYALVQVQFDSVADSVTDAQRESFTEAGASAEGLRVEHGGEIMRGAPEIGSTEIIGVGVAALVLVLTFGSLVAAGMTLLNALVGVAAGMAGLFSLSSIVELTSTAPILALMLGLAVGIDYALFITSRYRQYLADGMEGEEAAGRAAGTAGSAVVFAGATVVIALAGLAVAGVPFLTVMGLAAAATVALAVLVSLTLLPAVLGFAGVRVLPRARRTQDPAPSSAGTGTSFGFRWGRVVARLRVPVLLVGVVGLGALALPVQDMRLALPDASTEAAGSPNREAYDLTTEGFGEGFNGRLVAVVSAADAQATAQAAKEATALISDTDGVLAVAAPQLNERGTTALLAVIPKTGPTAAATEDTVHAIRDRVAGVQDADIALTGVTAVGIDVSEKLAAALPVYLLLVVGLSVLLLMLVFRSVLVPLKAALGFLLTIGATFGITVAIFQEGHLSQLVGLDTPGPLVSFLPILLIGILFGLAMDYEVFLVSRMREDFVHGTEARHAVISGVGHNARVVTAAAIIMTAVFGGFVFMHDPVIKSIGFALAIGVLIDAFVVRMALVPAVMHLLGRAAWWLPRTVDRVLPDLDIEGERLNQAIPEQRPETELVKS from the coding sequence ATGGCTGTTCTCCTGTACCGGCTCGGCCGGCTGTCCTTCCGCCGTCGAGGGCGGGTACTCGCCCTGTGGCTGCTGCTGCTCGCGCTGCTCGGTGGCGGCGCGATCGCCTTCAGTGCACCCGCCACCACCGAGTTCTCCATACCCGGCACCGAGTCCCAGCAGGCCTTGGACTCGCTCGCCCGGGAGTTCCCGCAGGCGGGGGGTGCGACAGGCACGATCATCGTGGCCGCACCCGAGGGTGAGAAGCTCACTCCCGCCGCCGTGGCCCCGGTGGTCGCGGAAGCGGCCGAGGTGCCCGGTGTCCTCGCGGCCATCGACCCGTTCGAGGCCCGGGCGCTCTCGCCGGACGGACGTTACGCCCTGGTCCAGGTGCAGTTCGACTCGGTAGCCGACAGCGTCACCGACGCGCAGCGGGAGTCGTTCACCGAGGCAGGCGCGTCCGCCGAGGGGCTCCGGGTGGAACACGGGGGCGAGATCATGCGGGGCGCCCCCGAGATCGGCTCGACCGAGATCATCGGTGTCGGTGTGGCGGCGCTCGTGCTGGTCCTCACGTTCGGCTCGCTCGTGGCGGCCGGGATGACGCTGCTCAATGCCCTCGTCGGGGTGGCCGCAGGCATGGCCGGTCTCTTCTCCCTCAGCAGCATCGTCGAACTGACCAGCACGGCGCCCATTCTGGCGCTCATGCTGGGCCTGGCCGTGGGCATCGACTACGCGCTCTTCATCACCTCCCGCTACCGGCAGTACCTCGCGGACGGCATGGAAGGGGAGGAGGCCGCCGGGCGGGCTGCCGGTACGGCCGGATCCGCTGTCGTCTTCGCCGGTGCCACGGTCGTCATCGCGCTCGCGGGACTCGCGGTCGCCGGCGTCCCCTTCCTGACGGTCATGGGTCTCGCCGCAGCCGCCACGGTCGCCCTCGCGGTACTGGTCTCCCTGACCCTGCTGCCGGCCGTCCTCGGATTCGCGGGCGTCCGTGTCCTGCCCCGCGCGCGGCGCACGCAGGACCCCGCGCCCTCGTCCGCCGGTACCGGAACGTCCTTCGGCTTCCGCTGGGGCCGGGTCGTGGCACGGCTGCGCGTCCCCGTCCTCCTCGTGGGCGTCGTGGGCCTCGGCGCACTCGCCCTCCCCGTACAGGACATGCGTCTGGCCCTGCCCGACGCGAGCACCGAAGCGGCCGGTTCACCCAACCGCGAGGCCTACGACCTGACGACCGAGGGGTTCGGCGAAGGCTTCAACGGTCGCCTCGTCGCCGTCGTCTCGGCGGCCGACGCGCAGGCGACCGCACAGGCGGCCAAGGAGGCCACCGCGCTGATCTCGGACACCGACGGCGTCCTGGCCGTCGCCGCCCCGCAGCTCAATGAGCGGGGCACGACCGCCCTGCTGGCCGTGATCCCCAAGACGGGGCCCACCGCCGCCGCGACCGAGGACACCGTGCACGCGATCCGCGACCGGGTGGCGGGCGTTCAGGACGCCGACATCGCGTTGACCGGGGTGACCGCCGTCGGAATCGACGTGTCGGAGAAGCTTGCCGCCGCCCTGCCGGTCTATCTGCTGCTCGTCGTGGGGCTGTCGGTCCTGCTGCTGATGCTCGTCTTCCGGTCGGTCCTGGTACCGCTGAAAGCCGCCCTCGGCTTCCTGCTCACCATCGGTGCCACTTTCGGTATCACCGTCGCGATCTTCCAGGAAGGGCATCTGTCGCAGCTGGTCGGCCTCGACACCCCTGGCCCGCTGGTGAGTTTTCTGCCCATCCTCCTGATCGGGATCCTCTTCGGTCTGGCCATGGACTACGAGGTCTTCCTCGTCTCGCGGATGCGGGAGGACTTCGTCCACGGAACCGAGGCGCGCCACGCAGTCATCAGCGGCGTCGGCCACAACGCCCGGGTGGTCACCGCGGCGGCGATCATCATGACCGCCGTCTTCGGCGGATTCGTGTTCATGCACGACCCCGTGATCAAGTCCATCGGATTCGCCCTCGCCATCGGCGTTCTCATCGACGCCTTCGTCGTCCGCATGGCCTTGGTGCCCGCGGTCATGCACCTTCTGGGCCGCGCCGCCTGGTGGCTGCCCCGCACTGTCGACCGGGTCCTGCCCGACCTCGACATCGAGGGCGAGCGGCTCAACCAGGCGATTCCCGAACAGCGACCGGAAACAGAGCTCGTGAAGTCCTGA
- a CDS encoding DUF6986 family protein — protein MGQQEKVATSLAGTVSEEISASLTAVDAELARRYPGDPGTRQPVHTVYVPGDVFEPGTLRSWGDQALAALDEHAPDAASFAAVLGIPEELAGPVHDRVRAKLEREPVEDLRIDFEDGYGPRPEAEEDEAAARAARLVSEAYANGTAAPYMGIRMKCMEAGVRDRGIRTTDVFLTGLMAAGGLPEGLVLTLPKVTYPEQVTAFVRLLDAFEKAHGLDAGRIGFEIQIETSQSILAADGTAAVARMIDAAQGRATGLHYGTFDYSACVGVSAAYQASDHPAADHAKAVMQVAAAGTGVRVSDGSTNVLPVGPTAQVHEAWRLHYGLTRRALARAYYQGWDMHPGHLPTRYAAVYAFYREGLEPAAARLAAYVAKAGGDVMDEPATAKALSGYLLRGIDCGALDTAEVARLTGLTRADLDAFASPRRGDLTVTAP, from the coding sequence ATGGGTCAGCAGGAGAAGGTGGCGACGAGCCTCGCGGGCACGGTCAGCGAGGAGATCAGCGCCTCCCTCACGGCGGTCGACGCGGAGCTCGCGCGCCGCTATCCCGGAGACCCCGGCACCCGCCAGCCCGTGCACACCGTCTACGTCCCCGGTGATGTCTTCGAGCCCGGCACCCTCCGCTCCTGGGGCGACCAGGCGCTCGCCGCCCTCGACGAACACGCCCCCGACGCCGCGTCGTTCGCCGCCGTCCTCGGCATCCCCGAGGAGCTGGCCGGGCCGGTCCACGACCGCGTGCGCGCGAAGCTGGAGCGTGAGCCCGTCGAGGACCTGCGCATCGACTTCGAGGACGGCTACGGCCCCCGCCCGGAGGCGGAGGAGGACGAGGCCGCCGCCCGCGCCGCCCGCCTGGTCTCCGAGGCGTACGCGAACGGCACCGCCGCCCCGTACATGGGCATCCGGATGAAGTGCATGGAGGCCGGCGTACGCGACCGGGGGATCCGCACCACCGATGTCTTCCTCACCGGGCTGATGGCGGCGGGCGGGCTCCCCGAGGGGCTCGTGCTGACGCTGCCGAAGGTGACGTACCCCGAGCAGGTCACCGCCTTCGTCCGGCTCCTCGACGCCTTCGAGAAGGCCCACGGCCTCGACGCGGGCCGCATCGGCTTCGAGATCCAGATCGAGACCAGCCAGTCCATCCTCGCCGCCGACGGGACCGCCGCCGTCGCCCGCATGATCGACGCGGCCCAGGGCCGGGCGACCGGACTGCACTACGGCACCTTCGACTACAGCGCCTGCGTCGGCGTCAGCGCCGCCTACCAGGCCAGTGACCACCCGGCCGCCGACCACGCCAAGGCGGTCATGCAGGTCGCCGCCGCAGGCACCGGCGTACGCGTCTCCGACGGCTCCACCAACGTGCTGCCCGTCGGCCCGACCGCTCAGGTCCACGAGGCCTGGCGGCTCCACTACGGCCTCACCCGCCGCGCTCTGGCCCGTGCGTACTACCAGGGCTGGGACATGCACCCCGGGCACCTGCCGACGCGTTACGCGGCCGTCTACGCCTTCTACCGAGAAGGGCTGGAGCCCGCCGCCGCCCGGCTCGCCGCGTACGTCGCCAAGGCCGGCGGTGACGTCATGGACGAGCCCGCCACCGCCAAGGCCCTCAGCGGCTATCTGCTGCGCGGCATCGACTGCGGCGCGCTGGACACCGCCGAGGTCGCCCGGCTGACCGGCCTGACCCGCGCCGACCTCGACGCGTTCGCCTCGCCGCGCCGGGGCGACCTGACCGTCACGGCTCCGTAG
- a CDS encoding ROK family protein, whose translation MHTDLVAALDIGGTKIAGALVDGDGNLLVRAQRPTPAREGAEAVMGAVDEVLGELTASPLWDRAGSAGIGSAGPVDAGAGTVSPVNVPGWRDFPLVERVQKTIGGLPVALVGDGVAMTAAEHWLGAARGYDNALCLVVSTGVGGGLVLGGTLHPGPSGNAGHIGHISVDLDGDPCPCGARGCVERIASGPNIARRALEGGWRPGPDGDTTAAAVAAAARAGDLVALASYERAAQALAAGIAATATLVEIDIAVIGGGVAGAGEVLFAPLRRSLGDYATLSFVRGLTVAPAVMGTDAGLVGAAAAAIALG comes from the coding sequence ATGCATACCGACCTCGTCGCCGCACTCGACATCGGCGGCACCAAGATCGCCGGCGCGCTGGTCGACGGGGACGGAAACCTCCTCGTACGGGCGCAGCGGCCGACGCCCGCCCGGGAGGGTGCCGAGGCGGTGATGGGTGCCGTGGACGAGGTGCTCGGCGAGCTGACGGCCTCGCCGCTGTGGGACCGCGCGGGCTCCGCGGGGATCGGCAGCGCGGGCCCGGTCGACGCGGGCGCGGGCACGGTCAGCCCGGTCAACGTCCCCGGCTGGCGTGACTTCCCGCTGGTGGAGCGGGTGCAGAAGACGATCGGCGGGCTGCCCGTCGCGCTGGTCGGCGACGGGGTCGCGATGACGGCGGCCGAGCACTGGCTCGGGGCGGCGCGCGGTTACGACAACGCGCTCTGCCTCGTCGTCTCGACGGGCGTCGGCGGTGGCCTGGTCCTTGGCGGCACGCTGCACCCGGGCCCCTCCGGCAACGCCGGCCACATCGGCCACATCAGCGTCGACCTGGACGGCGACCCGTGCCCCTGCGGCGCGCGCGGCTGCGTGGAGCGGATCGCCAGTGGCCCGAACATCGCCCGCCGGGCCCTGGAGGGCGGCTGGCGCCCCGGCCCGGACGGCGACACCACGGCCGCCGCCGTGGCCGCCGCCGCGCGCGCCGGTGACCTGGTCGCCCTCGCCTCGTACGAGCGGGCGGCCCAGGCGCTCGCGGCCGGCATCGCCGCCACCGCGACCCTGGTCGAGATCGACATCGCGGTGATCGGCGGGGGAGTGGCGGGCGCGGGCGAGGTGCTCTTCGCGCCGCTGCGCCGCAGCCTGGGCGACTACGCGACGCTCTCGTTCGTCCGGGGCCTCACGGTCGCGCCTGCCGTGATGGGCACGGACGCGGGGCTGGTCGGCGCGGCGGCTGCGGCGATCGCGCTGGGCTAG
- a CDS encoding electron transfer flavoprotein subunit alpha/FixB family protein, whose translation MAEVLVLVDHVDGAVRKPTLELLTLARRLGEPVAVALGVGAQGTAGVLGEHGAVRVLAAEAAEFADYLVVPKVDALQAAFEAVSPVAVLVVSSAEGKEIAARLALRTGSGLITDATDLEAGEQGPIATQAAFAASYTTRSRVSRGVPVITVKPNSAPVEPAPAAGAVEALPVSFSEGATGTKVTARTARESTGRPELTEAAIVVSGGRGVNGAENFPLIEALADSLGAAVGASRAAVDAGWYPHTSQVGQTGKSVSPQLYIASGISGAIQHRAGMQTSKTIVAINKDAEAPIFDLVDYGIVGDLFTVVPQLTEEINTRKN comes from the coding sequence ATGGCTGAAGTTCTTGTTCTGGTCGATCACGTGGACGGTGCGGTCCGTAAGCCCACCCTGGAGCTGCTGACGCTGGCGCGGCGTCTGGGTGAGCCGGTCGCGGTGGCTCTGGGTGTGGGGGCGCAGGGGACCGCGGGTGTGCTGGGTGAGCACGGTGCGGTGAGGGTGCTGGCCGCGGAGGCTGCGGAGTTCGCGGACTATCTCGTGGTTCCGAAGGTGGATGCGTTGCAGGCGGCGTTCGAGGCGGTGTCGCCGGTGGCGGTGCTGGTGGTGTCCTCGGCCGAGGGCAAGGAGATCGCCGCCCGTCTCGCGTTGCGGACCGGGTCGGGCCTCATCACCGACGCCACCGATCTGGAGGCCGGTGAGCAGGGCCCCATCGCCACGCAGGCCGCGTTCGCTGCCTCCTACACCACCCGGTCCCGTGTCTCCAGGGGTGTTCCCGTCATCACGGTCAAGCCGAACTCCGCCCCGGTGGAGCCGGCCCCGGCGGCCGGTGCGGTCGAGGCGCTGCCGGTGTCGTTCAGTGAGGGTGCGACGGGGACGAAGGTGACCGCGCGCACGGCGCGTGAGTCGACGGGGCGTCCGGAGCTGACCGAGGCCGCGATCGTGGTCTCCGGTGGCCGCGGGGTCAACGGGGCGGAGAACTTCCCCCTGATCGAGGCCCTCGCCGATTCCCTGGGTGCCGCGGTGGGCGCCTCGCGTGCCGCCGTCGACGCGGGCTGGTACCCGCACACCTCCCAGGTCGGCCAGACCGGCAAGTCCGTCTCCCCCCAGCTCTACATCGCCTCGGGCATCTCCGGCGCGATCCAGCACCGGGCCGGGATGCAGACCTCCAAGACCATCGTCGCGATCAACAAGGACGCCGAAGCCCCGATCTTCGACCTCGTCGACTACGGCATCGTCGGCGACCTCTTCACCGTCGTCCCCCAGCTCACCGAAGAGATCAACACCCGCAAGAACTGA
- a CDS encoding LacI family DNA-binding transcriptional regulator, which translates to MDRTTRHSETRYGNRPTMKDVAARAGVGLKTVSRVVNSEPGVTPDTERRVQEAIDALGFRRNDSARVLRKGRTASIGLVLEDLADPFYGPLSRAVEEVARAHGALLINGSSAEDPEREQELVLALCARRVDGLIVIPAGDDHRYLEPEIKAGIATVFVDRPAGRVEADMVLSDSFGGSREGVAHLIAHGHRRIGFIGDQPRIHTATERLRGYHTAMTDAGITVEDSWVSLGTTDPGRVRAAAEAMLGGPEPVTALFAGNNRVTVTAVRVIAEQERPVALVGFDDIELADLLGITVISQDAAAVGRTAAEHLFRRLDGADHAPARVELPTTLIPRGSGELPPA; encoded by the coding sequence GTGGACCGGACCACCCGCCATTCCGAGACCCGTTACGGCAACCGGCCGACCATGAAGGACGTGGCCGCCCGTGCCGGAGTGGGCCTCAAGACGGTCTCCCGGGTGGTGAACAGCGAGCCCGGCGTCACGCCCGACACCGAGCGCCGCGTGCAGGAGGCGATCGACGCCCTGGGCTTCCGCCGCAACGACAGCGCCCGGGTGCTGCGCAAGGGGCGTACGGCCTCGATCGGCCTGGTCCTGGAAGATCTGGCGGACCCGTTCTACGGCCCGCTGAGCCGGGCCGTGGAGGAGGTGGCCCGCGCGCACGGGGCCCTGCTCATCAACGGCTCCAGCGCCGAGGACCCCGAGCGGGAGCAGGAGCTCGTCCTGGCCCTGTGCGCCCGCCGGGTGGACGGTCTGATCGTGATCCCGGCGGGCGACGACCACCGCTATCTGGAGCCGGAGATCAAGGCGGGCATCGCCACGGTCTTCGTGGACCGCCCGGCGGGCCGGGTCGAGGCGGACATGGTGCTCTCCGACAGCTTCGGCGGCTCCCGGGAGGGCGTGGCCCACCTGATCGCGCACGGCCACCGCCGGATCGGGTTCATCGGCGACCAGCCCCGCATCCACACCGCCACCGAGCGCCTGCGCGGCTACCACACGGCCATGACGGACGCGGGGATCACCGTCGAGGACTCCTGGGTCTCGCTGGGCACCACCGACCCCGGCCGGGTCCGGGCGGCGGCCGAGGCGATGCTCGGCGGGCCCGAGCCGGTCACCGCGCTCTTCGCCGGGAACAACCGGGTGACGGTGACGGCGGTCCGGGTGATCGCGGAGCAGGAACGGCCGGTGGCGCTGGTCGGGTTCGACGACATCGAGTTGGCCGATCTGCTCGGCATCACCGTCATCTCGCAGGACGCGGCGGCCGTCGGCAGGACCGCGGCCGAGCACCTGTTCCGCCGCCTCGACGGCGCCGACCACGCCCCGGCCCGGGTGGAGCTGCCGACCACTCTCATCCCGCGCGGTTCGGGCGAACTACCGCCCGCCTGA